TTGCAATCATTGTAGATTTGAGGGCATTTATCTGGATCGGAAGCACAAAGAGTATCAAAGTAATCAAATATTGTTtgattttgtttaattttattataatacttGCATTCTTTGTCGTAGTTTCTAGCCAAAGAAACTAGGTCATTGTAATCAACATAGTAatcgtacaatttttttcttttttcccaatcCGCATGATCAACCATTTTCCAATCGggcgcacattttttatagtatGATTCTTCACTTCTGCTTTTGTCAAACGTACTCCATATCAACTGGAGAGCACTAAAACCAATATTAATTTCATAATTTATTGTATCACGATAAATAGCtcttaatttatcatatatccaataatttaaaagtaaaGAAACATAATAACCAGAATTTATACGACCCCATGATATAGATGTATCTAAAAATCTTAGATATTTCTTACAAAGTTGCTTCATATGATCTTTCGCTTCTCTTACGACTATTCCATTACATTTatcatcataattttgtaagtCCTGAGAATCCATGTCCATagcatcataaaattttcgGAGTATAATTCTTTTTGAGAACTCTGGAACAATTGCTACATAAAGTATAAATAATAAGAGTacacaaataaatgtttgtacaaaattttttattgctatttatataaaacagtgtattaaatgaaatagtAAAATCCAATAATTcatatgaataaattaaatgtaaaTTACTGAAAAATCTGTAGATATAGATCGCGGTAGCATTGTATCaaataaatcaaaatataatatagttTTATAGTAAgagtgtatatgtatataatatttaaccacttatatttttagaaaaatatcgtttctataataaaatattttaatgtgcatttgaatttataaatagtaatttttgtatattattgtaataagtataataaattatgttaaaTATGTGAGTTTTAATgtt
The sequence above is a segment of the Plasmodium cynomolgi strain B DNA, scaffold: 0139, whole genome shotgun sequence genome. Coding sequences within it:
- a CDS encoding CYIR protein (putative;~vir-type antigen), with translation MDMDSQDLQNYDDKCNGIVVREAKDHMKQLCKKYLRFLDTSISWGRINSGYYVSLLLNYWIYDKLRAIYRDTINYEINIGFSALQLIWSTFDKSRSEESYYKKCAPDWKMVDHADWEKRKKLYDYYVDYNDLVSLARNYDKECKYYNKIKQNQTIFDYFDTLCASDPDKCPQIYNDCKSYNPKNNPNIVLHLVAIVLDCHKLHPILKMNRQPLEHLDWEQKLAIQFLVQLQFC